Proteins from a genomic interval of Sparus aurata chromosome 21, fSpaAur1.1, whole genome shotgun sequence:
- the adhfe1 gene encoding hydroxyacid-oxoacid transhydrogenase, mitochondrial, which translates to MAGRDRVVHLLRQLERAACRCPAHSNTFHQGAGAVTCTVRKTDYAFEMASSNIRYGDGVTREIGMDLQNLGAQNVCLMTDKNLSLLPPMKAVLESLAKSGVKYKVYDNVRVEPTDTSFKDAITFAKNHSFDVFLAVGGGSVIDTCKAANLYSCHPDADFLDFVNAPIGKGKVVTAPLKPLIAVPTTAGTGSETTGSAIFDYEPLKTKTGIANRAIRPILGIVDPRHTLSMPERVAANSGFDVLCHALESYTALPYHQRAPCPPNPINRPTYQGSNPISDVWSRHALNVLAKYMKRAVRDPEDLEARSSMHLASVFAGIGFGNAGVHLCHGMSYPVAGNVKSFLAKDYSAEHPLVPHGLSVVVTSPAVFNFTAPMCPERHLEAAEILGADIRQVKREDAGAVLADTLRQFLFDMQVEDGLGALGYTKDDIPALVKGTIPQERVTKLSPREHSEEDLSQLFEASMKLY; encoded by the exons ATGGCAGGACGGGACCGAGTCGTccacctgctcagacagctcGAGCGTGCCGC GTGCAGATGTCCCGCTCACTCCAACACCTTCCAccaag GTGCTGGAGCTGTGACCTGCACCGTGCGGAAAACGGACTACGCCTTCGAG ATGGCGAGTTCCAACATCCGATATGGAGACGGAGTGACCCGAGAGATCGGCATG GACCTGCAGAACCTCGGGGCCCAGAACGTGTGTCTGATGACGGATAAGAACCTGTCCCTGCTGCCTCCGATGAAGGCCGTCCTCGAGTCTCTGGCCAAGAGCGGAGTCAAGTACAAAGTGTACGACAACGTGCGGGTGGAACCCACCGACACCAG tttTAAAGACGCCATCACGTTTGCTAAAAACCACTCGTTTGACGTGTTCTTGGCGGTGGGCGGCGGCTCTGTGATTGACACGTGTAAAGCAGCCAATCTGTACTCGTGTCATCCCGACGCCGACTTCCTGGACTTCGTCAACGCTCCGATCGGTAAAGGGAAGGTGGTCACCGCCCCTCTGAAGCCGCTCATCGCAG TGCCGACGACCGCAGGGACCGGCAGCGAGACCACCGGATCCGCCATCTTTGACTACGAGCCTCTGAAAACCAAAACTG GTATCGCCAACAGAGCCATCAGACCCATCCTGGGCATCGTGGACCCGAGGCACACACTGAGCATGCCCGAGAGAGTCGCCGCCAACAGCGGCTTCGACGTCCTCTG TCACGCTCTGGAGTCGTACACCGCTCTGCCCTACCACCAGAGGGCGCCCTGCCCCCCCAACCCCATCAACCGCCCCACCTACCAGGGCAGCAACCCCATCAGTGACGTGTGGTCCCGCCACGCCCTCAACGTGCTCGCCAAGTACATGAAGAG AGCGGTGCGGGACCCCGAGGACCTGGAGGCCCGGTCCAGCATGCACCTGGCCAGTGTGTTCGCCGGCATCGGCTTTGGAAACGCAGGAGTTCACCTGTG TCACGGGATGTCGTATCCGGTCGCCGGGAACGTCAAGTCCTTCTTAGCCAAAGACTACAGTGCGGAGCACCCCCTGGTG CCTCATGGTCTCTCTGTGGTCGTCACCTCTCCGGCCGTCTTTAACTTCACAGCCCCGATGTGTCCAGAGCGCCACCTGGAGGCTGCAGAGATCCTCG GTGCAGACATCCGGCAGGTGAAGAGGGAGGATGCTGGTGCCGTTCTGGCCGACACGCTGCGTCAGTTCCTGTTCGACATGCAGGTGGAGGACGGGCTGGGAGCGCTGGGCTACACCAAGGACGACATCCCGGCTCTGGTGAAGGGAACCATCCCTCAG GAGCGAGTCACCAAACTGTCCCCCAGAGAGCACAGCGAGGAGGACCTGAGTCAGCTGTTTGAGGCGTCCATGAAGCTCTACTGA